The region GCTCTACAGATTGACATATCAAAAATAAAGATTTTTCGTTGAGTTAAAGGTGATTCTCAACTTATTTCTCATCAGCTTTTCCTTTATCTTCTTCCGTTGGTTCAATAAAACTTTTCTTCATAGTTTCTCCATACCCATTGGTTGGTAAACACAACTCCATCAACCGTTTTCAATAGAAAAATTTGATCTTCCACTAAATTTGAAACCAGTTGTTTGCACCGACAAAACTTGATTAGTGCTTGAACTTGTAACCATTTTATTATGGGTTAGAATATAAAAGCTAGTGGTTAGAATATAAAAGCTAGTAAATAGTAGTTTCTAAGGTTTTGTAGGATATTCATGATGCAATGCTACCAATTTGTTTGGAGCATACAAGACGACGAAGAGTAGTCTTCCTTTTAGAGATCATTGGAAACAACTCAACTGCCGACCTCACTATCGCCCATTCTTTTGCTTACAAGTTAATCCAATATTGCAACTAATGACTTGGTGGTTGCTGTCATTTATAATTTCCAACTAATACTTTTTCTTTATTCCAAACAAAATTCAAATTAACTTAATGGATAATGCAGCTCAACTTCATAATTGGTCattttaataataattataatatttAATCATTTTTAATTAATCTATATTTTTTATATATTGTCAAAAGGAAATTGATATCTCAATATCAATTAAATTAACCTCAATAAAATTCTCACCCCAAAAATATCCCCATGGCCTATAAATATGGTACTCAATAATTGATAGAGCAATATGTAATATGTAAAGCAAACTCATTTGACTCCAAGCACCTTTCAAATTTTAGAAACCATGAAAAACAACAAAATATCAATTCTTCTAGTTCTTATCTTTTTCATCACTTCATCTTTTTGTTCCGATCCAGATCCAGTTCTGGATTTCTGCATAGCCAAACCACAAGAAAGTTGCAAAAACTCATCCACAGCAACCATTGAAGACTTCACTTTCTCCGGCATAAAACTTCCCGGAAACTTCAAACAAACCGGATTTTCATCCCTGGGAGTGAATTCAAACGTGTTTCCAGGTTTGAACACTCTTGGAGTTTCGTTTGTGAGAGCTGATTTTGACGTTGGCGGTGTCAATGTCCCTCACTTTCATCCAAGAGCAACAGAAGTTGCTATTGTGATGGAGGGGAAAATCTATTCGGGATTTGTTGATACTAAGAACAAGATTTTCGCTAAGGTTTTGGAGAAAGGTGAGGTGATGGTTTTTCCAAGAGGACTTGTGCATTTTCAGATGAATGTTGGTGATGTTCCTGCTACCATTTTTGGGAGCTTTGATAGCCAGAATCCTGGTTTGATGAAAATTCCTAATGTTGTCTTTGGATCTGAGATTAAAGATGAGcttttggaaaaagcttttggATTTAATTCTAAGGAGCTTTCTAAGTTGAAGAAGAGGTTTTCTCCTACAACCTAATAATAGCTTGTATGAAATTGATTTTTTGACATCAATGTTTTGATGTTGAATATTGTTTATGATGTAAAAGAGATAGAGATAAACATATTTATGATTAAATCAAATATGATTTTTATATGATATACTTTTTTTAATAACATTTCTTGTGACTAGTTGAAAGAATCCATTGGTGGAAAGTTATTCTATTGGTTTTTGTAGTTAATTGTTATAATGATTCATTTCTTCTTAGGTAAGGGTCTAAAGATTTTAATTTATTGATAGTGGAAGAGCTAAAAAGCTTTAGGAGTTTGAGGAGTTTGAGGTGCATGTTTGGTTTTCTAAATataaaatttgattttttttagtgaaattgatttttataaaattaattttagtTAAAAGTATGATGAATGAAGAGTGGTTGATATTTGGATAAATTTATATGAAAATGAGTTTAAAAATAACTTATGCGTCTAAAATTATGTTTAGACTGTAAACCTTAATTTCAAGTTAAAATCAATTTTGAAAATAAAGTAAATTATATCTAAGAGAAATCAAATATGTCAAAATAAgattttaaatatttaaaaatatttcgGGTTCAATTCACTTTAATACTCTTTTGAACCAAATATCTTACTGAATTGAGATTTTTTATAGAGTATAAAAATTATTcttaattttgatttttaagTAACATTATCTTTTTTTGTTATCAAAATAATAATCAATCAAGTTAAAAGATTTGACTTCAAGATATTAATCGGTGTCAATTTTTTTGACTTCAAATCCACTTAATTGTGTATATAAAGTATTGTCCATTTTAATCTTTATAAAAGTCTTTTATAATTTTGTCCTTAAAAAAACATTTTAAATTAAAAAGTGTGAAGATTGTTCATATTTCATAGACATGTCATAGTCATATCATAGTCAATAATATTggtcataaaataaaataaaaatacaCTTATTTAGCTTCCAAGGTTGTGTTTTTTGAGTTCATATTTCATAGGGATATCATAGTGAATAATATTTGATTTTCTATGTCCATATTTTATAGTCAAATATTTGCACTTTTGTGTCCATATTTTAAAGTCAACGATATTTGCTCTTTTGTGTCCATATTTTATAGTCAATAACTAAACACGTTTGGCACAAAAGATTGAAAATCAAAGGAGTGGTTGGAAAGCATTATTTCACATGAGTGTGTCTTTCTCTTTACTTTTCCATTCTGCTAAGTTTAATTAGCTTATGCCATTGAGTGCTTTTATCCTAAGACATCATTTTCAAGAGGTTGAAATTGCTTCGAAAGTTCCTTCGTTTGGTTGTCCCAACCATGTGACTAGCATTTTTCTTTACCTTTCTCGTCTATTTGCCATGTTCTTTTTGGATAACCAAACAAGTTGAGATTATGGTATAAAAGCTTTTGATAGTCACTCATCTATCATTTATATCAACAAATCAAATTGCATATATTTATCTATTATCAAATACTTTCATCGCAAGTTTAGGCCAACGATAAATTCAGACAAATCATATTCTATAGATACTACAATAGATATAAGTACTATTACAAAATATGGTATTTTTGAAATGAACAAATTACGAGTACGATTgacaaaaaaaaagaatttttaaAATGTATCAATTAAGAGTTAGATTGTTCAATCATATTAAAATAccataataaaaataaaaagttgtATTAAGTTTTGGTTGCATGTGGAcatcaaaatgacaaataaaaaAGTGTTATATCATATAACATTAATGATAAAAGAAGACactcaaaataattttttttacttAAATAATctattttataaaaaaaattctcaaaataaTCCATATTTCAGATACTTTTCAAAATAATCCACTTTAAAGAGTGTCAGGTGAATTGATGTATGCTCTCTAAATTAAAGAGGTGATGTCAATTGGATTGACTTATGCATCTAGTGatgtcaatccaattggcgcatATGTGTTAGGTTTAAGAGAATGCGTCAATTGGTCTGACACCTATGTGTGTTgtataatttttttgaaaaataatttaCATTTTATATAAAAGTCAAAATCGAGAAACGCACTGATAACTCAGTTGATTTCACCGTGAAATGCACTGATTCGAGAAGATATGTCATCGAATATCGTAACATTCTTTGCAAGTTTCGGTTGGCTGCGTCTCACGGGAATAGaagtgattcttgggagataacttctatagacccacctcacaATTGCATTGCTAGTAATATTATACAGGATCACCGAAAATTAAGCGTTgaattgatatgtcaagatattttgcggcttgttaacaaagacccattagtgaaggtgagtataataatatctcatatcgtCACACGATATAATTATACTCCCTCTTACAAGAAAGTgtggattgcaaggacaaaggttgttgaacaggtattTGGCAACTGGGAGGATACATACAAAGCATTGTCATGGTTTTTATGGGGCCTTAAAACATACGCATCGAGGactgttgcaattatggagaTATTTCCAGCATTTACGTCAGTCGGAACTTGTGTTGGTGGAAATAGAATTTTTCATCGCCTCTTTTGGGCGTTTCAACTATGCATaaaaggttttgcattctg is a window of Lathyrus oleraceus cultivar Zhongwan6 chromosome 6, CAAS_Psat_ZW6_1.0, whole genome shotgun sequence DNA encoding:
- the LOC127093494 gene encoding germin-like protein subfamily 3 member 2 — protein: MKNNKISILLVLIFFITSSFCSDPDPVLDFCIAKPQESCKNSSTATIEDFTFSGIKLPGNFKQTGFSSLGVNSNVFPGLNTLGVSFVRADFDVGGVNVPHFHPRATEVAIVMEGKIYSGFVDTKNKIFAKVLEKGEVMVFPRGLVHFQMNVGDVPATIFGSFDSQNPGLMKIPNVVFGSEIKDELLEKAFGFNSKELSKLKKRFSPTT